From the Phycisphaeraceae bacterium genome, one window contains:
- a CDS encoding rhomboid family intramembrane serine protease: MFLPLKTDRPQRATPVVNYGIIGLCVLVYLITPGIRQASSTEPWRQVAQYFLWPEAATLWQFITYQFLHADWLHLTGNMVFLFVFGNAVEDRLGKVAYLFFYLAGGIIAGVGHAVLETTPVIGASGSVAAVTGAYLALFPQSVITILYVLVIIGTFEVTGMALILFRVVQDLIFQLYGIGNVAYMAHLAGYAYGFAVGMGLLLAGLLKREPYDMLALIERRRRRSDMKKLAKQGFEPWEGRGGVSGKISSETPMTEQQQRVAAVRQQISEAMGRGALSEAATLYTDLLTIDPKQSLGSDAQLDIANQLMSDQRHDAAARAYELFLSTYPSYHDRGQVMLVLALLYTRYLEQPARGRELLASALPRLRGDDKALAERVLGENQEG; this comes from the coding sequence ATGTTTTTACCGCTAAAGACTGATCGACCCCAGCGTGCCACGCCCGTGGTCAACTACGGCATCATCGGCCTGTGCGTGCTCGTGTACCTCATCACGCCCGGCATCCGCCAGGCATCGAGCACCGAGCCCTGGCGACAGGTCGCTCAGTACTTTCTCTGGCCCGAAGCAGCGACGCTCTGGCAGTTCATCACCTATCAGTTCCTGCACGCAGACTGGCTGCACCTGACCGGCAACATGGTGTTTCTGTTTGTCTTCGGCAACGCCGTCGAGGATCGACTGGGGAAAGTCGCGTACCTGTTCTTCTACCTGGCTGGCGGGATCATCGCCGGCGTGGGCCACGCTGTCCTGGAGACGACGCCGGTGATCGGCGCCAGCGGCTCGGTCGCCGCAGTAACAGGGGCTTACCTGGCGCTGTTCCCCCAGAGCGTCATCACCATCCTCTACGTGCTCGTCATCATCGGGACGTTCGAGGTCACGGGGATGGCCCTGATCCTCTTCCGGGTCGTGCAGGACCTGATCTTCCAGCTCTACGGGATCGGGAACGTGGCCTATATGGCGCACCTCGCAGGCTACGCCTACGGCTTTGCCGTGGGCATGGGCCTCCTGCTCGCGGGCCTGCTCAAGCGTGAGCCCTACGACATGCTCGCCCTGATCGAACGCCGCCGCAGGCGCTCGGACATGAAAAAACTGGCCAAGCAGGGGTTCGAGCCGTGGGAAGGCCGAGGCGGGGTCTCAGGAAAGATCAGCAGCGAGACGCCGATGACCGAGCAGCAGCAGCGGGTCGCCGCCGTCCGCCAACAGATCAGCGAGGCGATGGGGCGCGGAGCATTGTCCGAAGCCGCCACGCTCTACACCGACCTGCTGACGATCGATCCCAAGCAGTCGCTCGGCAGCGATGCACAACTCGACATCGCCAATCAGTTGATGTCGGACCAGCGGCACGATGCCGCGGCCCGGGCCTACGAACTGTTCCTCTCCACCTATCCGTCGTACCACGACCGGGGCCAGGTCATGCTCGTGCTGGCGCTGCTGTACACGCGCTACCTCGAACAACCCGCACGAGGACGCGAGTTGCTGGCGTCGGCGCTGCCCCGGCTACGCGGAGACGACAAAGCACTGGCCGAG